Genomic segment of Saccharomycodes ludwigii strain NBRC 1722 chromosome VI, whole genome shotgun sequence:
TTTTCTATGCAGATCGGTAATGTTGATGCTATAACTTTTTGCTTAAGTTTGCCAAATTCCTTTTTAGAGTTCAACGAGGAGCTTTATAGATTGTTGCATGAAACTATAGCTCTAGTTGATGCTGATGATGAGTCTTTAGCCAGCTTACACCGTGTCCATGAGTATAAGACCTCGCAACAGTTGGTGGAACTAAGAGTTGTCTGTATCAAATTACTGTCTCTAGCTTTGAAAAATGAGAGTTTTGCAACCTCGCAACAAGGTGCTACCAGATTTCGTATTTTGGctgtttttttcaaagcCATGCTGAAACCATCTAACGAAATCATCGATGCTACCTATGAAGGTTTGAAGTTGGTGCTAAgtgataattttaaattgcCCAAGGAATTGTTACAAAATGGTTTAAAACCAATGTTAATGAACTTGTCATATCACGAAAAATTAACAGTTCATGGTATGCGCGCATTATCCCGTGTTTTGGAGTTGCTAATCGCTCATTTCAAAGTTGAGATAGGCCGCAAACTCTTGGATCATTTGGATTCATGGTGTAGCTTGAATGTTTTGgataatttatttggaaaagatatatatgaCCAACCGCAGACAAATGTCATCTATAGTATTGtagatatattttatttgttaccAGCGCAAGCTGACATGTTTCTAGGagatttgttattaaaagtgATGGTGCTAGAAAAGAGATTGAGATTACAACTAGACTCTCCGTTCCGTGTTCCTTTGGCCAAATACTTGAACAGATTCCACAAGAGTGtcattttgtatttttccAAGAATTTAAACTCTAGGCCGCTAGTTATGCTATTGTGTTCCATAATCAGATTAGAAGAATCCAAAACTTTGCTAGCTGATTTTGAAGAACAACTTGaaacatttattaaattttacaTTACTGGAATTTCTTCCAACCCGAGCAGATGcgttagttttttttcaaatgttattgatatatttttaactctAAGTGAAATAAAGGGCGACGAATGGTTTTTACGCCATACAGAcctattaattaaaatcagacaaatctttattttggTTGTGAAAACAATCAACACCAACAACATTTATATTGACCATTTGCAATTGAATCAGGCCATTGAAAAGTTTCAAATGTTCTTTTTACGTCACATGGAATTGAACAACGATCATGTTGATTTCTTCTTTgaatttattgattttacttttaaagttaatataaaattgattCCACCAATAGAGAAATTTATTTACAAGAATATTGTTTCCACCGATGACAAgcttttgaaaatgaaatatataacaaaGGCCCTAAATTATGCTACTTACAATATGAAGGGGAAATGCACTTTATTtgtactaaaaaaaattgtaaacaACGGTTTGATATATGACGGATTTATATATGGTAACTTAGATAATTTGATTCCCGCAACCGACTCCCTAGATGTTAATTGGTTAATGTGCATTACCGATAGAATCTGGAGAAACACCAATTTGTACTCGAACAACAAAGTACCTGGTGAACTGGATTTTTTACGATTTGAATTATTGCAACTTTCTGCCTGTGTTATAAAATGGCATCCAAAGATTACGGTCGAACTAAAAAAGGATATAGTCAAGTTTGGCTGGAGTTATATCAAGCTATCCGATCCATTAACGAAGCAGGCTGCTTATATGCTAATTTCATATTTCATCTCTGGTTTTAATGTCccaacaaaaattattactCAAATATTTGTTGCCTTGCTAAGAAACCAACAAGTTGAAACTCGGTACATGGTTAGAGAATCATTAGATTTGTTAGCTCCAGTAATGTATAATAGAATGTTTGACATGGAGAATTCAAGGATTTGGGTCAAATGGGTTAGACGTGTCTTGTCTGAAAACAATCATAATCAAAATACTACCATTTACCACTTTTTAACACGTCATGTTAGCGAATTTTTCCCTGATCGGGACCATTTTGTTCCTAATATCATTAGTTATTTAGGGAAATTGGTTTTTCTGACTAGCCCAACAGTTGAAAGCCAGGTGATGGCTATCGATCAGGCCgaattaattttgaaatggGAAAAACTAAGTAAGAAGGAGAACAATAGGACACCTCttaaaattttagaaaatgaagaaaatgaagaaaataaaggaaATAAGGGAGAATTTGACCCAAACCAGTCAACTGAGAAAGTGGAGGAAGGTACGGGGGCCATTGAGGCGCCAGAAACTTTAGACAGAAAAGTTGAAGAAACTCCACTTGGTAGTACGACCCTAACTACATATCAAGTTCCATTACCACAACGCGAAGCATGTATTACCTTTTTAATTCGTTATTTATGTGCTAGTTCCCATAGGGTCTCTGAAGTGGAGTTAGGTATTCGtgctttaaatattatgtCAGAGCTAATATCTGCGGATTTTTGGCCCGAAGTTAATGTCAAACtggaattttttgaaaaattctTAATTTCAGACGATCTATCTTCTCCAAACATTTTATGCTATTGTTTGAACGCTTTGACAGTTTTAGCTGTTGTTTTGGATAAGAAGGCTCCACAATTAGTGGTCGATGATTTGCCAAGAATTTTGAGCTTATTAGATAAATGCCTCCATTCTGAACACCAGGATATCCAAATTGCCTTGCAGAAAGTTTTGCGAATTATCTTGAGAGCAATCAAAACTTGTAATGTTCCCATTGATACTGAACAAGATTCACCTGcgaaaaattttattactgCTTTGACTGCAACAATATCGGATGATCTACGTGGTTCTTCATCTGTTGCAGCTGGTATCATGCTATCTTGGAGtttatttatgtattttGATGCAAAAGTTGATTCTTTGCTACCGTTGTTGATGAAAACGTTTAGCAAATTGTGTTCCGATCATTTGGCAACTTCTCAGCCCAAAGATGCCACTACAATTGAAGAGGCAAGGATTACTACgaaatttttggaaaaagttttttacATATTGTCTTCCAAGATAGGACTATTGGCTGATAGTCGACGTCCCTTCTTATCTCTGGTGGCAATGTTGATTGATCGTTCTATGGACCAAAAGTTTTTGAAACAAGTTATTTATGTTTGTAAAAATTGGACTTTTAGTAATGAGATTTTTCCAACTGTGAAGGAAAAGGCAGCAATTTTAACCAAGATGCTTGCATTTGAAATTCGTGGGGAACCTATTTTGTGTAaagatttttattcaattgtATTGGATTTGTTTCAGAACCCAAATTATGCCAATACTGAGCTTACCGTTAGGATGGAGCAGCCATTTTTAGTTGGCACACGTATTGCTGATATTGCCATAcgtaaaaaattaatgtcAATATTGAATAGTAGCTTGGAGCCTGACGTTCATGAACGTTTGTATTATATTGTTAGGGACCAAAATTGGGAGTTTATTAGCGATTATCCTTGGTTAAACCAAGCTTTACAATTATTGTACGGAGCATTCAATtcagaaaagaaattaagaTTAGAAAGTGAATATTCTTTACCAGAGCTAATGACGATTGAAAAGTCGTTACCAAATAATGTAGCAGGAAACTCAACAACCGAACATACTAATACTGAATTGTTCGACTTTATTAAGGAACACGAAAAGTTTATGTCTGGTGCTGCTACTGTTAAAGCATCTGATATTTTAGAGCCGTTGGTTGATATCTTTTACCAGGCACCAGAGTCAATTTACTCTGCTTGGGTTTCTTTATTTCCTATTGTTTACCGTACTGTTAGGAGGAACGAGAAGTTTGGATTCGTTCGTTCCTTAGTATCGTTATTGTCCAAGGATTATCATTTGCGGCAAAAAAACTCATCTGTAAATGTTTTGAAAGCTTTACTAGATGGGTTGAGCAAAGTCGAGGCTTTAGAATTACCTCCGCATTTAGTGAAGTATATCTCGACAAGTCATAAAACGTGGTACGAAGGcttaaatattttagagTCGCTACAGGAAAACAACAGTattgacaataataaaattgctGCAGCGAATGAAGATGCCTTGCTAGAAATGTATATTTCTTTGCAAGAAACTGACATGTTTTATGGGTTATGGAAAAGAAGGGCTAAATTTGCAGAAACAAGCACTGCGTTATCTTATGAACAAATCGGATTATGGGATAAAGCACAACAAATGTATGAAGCTGCCCAGGTAAAAGCTCGAAGTGGTGCTTTGCCTTATTCTAAGTCTGAGTATGCTTTGTGGGAAGATGACTGGATTATGTGTGCTGAGGAATTGCAACAGTGGGACATATTAACTGAATTAGCTAAGCATGAGGGATTTATAGACTTATTGTTGGAATGTGGTTGGAGAGTTGCTGATTGGCATGCTGATAGAGAAGCCTTGGAACAATCAATTAAGAGTGTTATGGATGTTCCTACGCCCAGGAGACAAGTTTTTGAAACATTTTTAGCTCTGCAAAAATTTGCAGATACTAAGAAGGGGGAACAAGAAGTGAGAAAATTATGTGATGAGGGTGTTCAACTAAGCCTACATAAGTGGTGTTCGTTGCCTAATAGATACACTGAAGCGCACAAGGGGTTATTACATGGCTTTCAACAGTACGTTGAATTTTTGGAGGCTATTCAAATTTACAACAATTTAGCATCAACAAATGCGCAAAACTTGGATGCCAAAACACCTGAAGTGAAAAGAATATTACAATGTTGGCGTGATCGTTTACCGAACATATGGGATGATGTTAATATATGGAATGATTTAATTACTTGGAGACAACATGTTTTTCAAGGTATAAACAATACATACTTGCCATTAATACCAGCTTTGCAACAGAATAGCAATAGAAATGTTACCACTCATGCTTATAAGGGTTATCATGAGATTGCGTGGGTGATTAACAGGTTTGCACATGTAGCAAGGAAACACCATATGCCAGATGTCTGTATCAGTCAATTAGCAAGGATTTACACGTTACCTAACATTGAAATTCAAGAAgcttttttgaaattaagaGAACAGGCTAAATGCCATTATCAAAATATGAACGAGTTAACGACTGGGTTAGATGTCATTAGCAACACGaatttggtttattttGGAACTGTGCAAAAAGCAGAGTTTTTCACTTTAAAGGGCATGTTTTTATCTAAATTGCGTGCGTATGACGAGGCAAATCAAGCTTTTGCGACAGCTGTACAAATTGATTTGAACTTGGGGAAAGCTTGGGCTCAATGGGGATATTTTAATGATCGTCGCTTATCTGAAAACCCAGAAAATATTAGTTATGCTAACAATGCATTGAGCTGTTATTTGCAAGCTGCAGGTTTGTACAAAAGCTCTAAAACAAGGAAGCTACTTTGTAGGATTTTGTGGTTAATTGGCATAGATGATAAAACCGGATGTATACTGGGTGCATTTAACTCTTTTCGCGGAGAGGTTCCAGTGTGGTATTGGATTACTTTTATCCCTCAATTATTAACATCGTTGTCTCACAGAGAAGCGAATATGGTTCgacaaattttaattagGATTGCTAAAAGCTATCCACAATCATTACATTTCCAATTAAGAACAACAAAGGAAGATTTTGCTGTTATCCAGCGCCAAACAATGGCTGCAGTTAATAATTCACATACAACTGGCAGTAACAATACTACTGGTAATAGTATGAATCCGAGCAACACTTCTGAAGGTACTGGTAGTGGCAGCTTAGCCAATAAGCAGCCATGGGAGTACTTGGACGAGTTGAATGGCATTTTGAAAACAGCTTATCCGTTGTTGGCTTTGTCTTTGGAATCTTTAGTTGATCAGATCAACAATAGAGTAAAATCAAAAAGTGATGAAGAGTTGTTTAGAATGATTAATGTTTTGCTATTGGATGCCACGTTCAACTACAACAGGGTTCCATATCCACGCAATAATGTCAAGTTACCCGCAAACACCGAGGCCAACTTGGTACGTTTCTCGGAAAATTTATTACCACCTCATATTAGGGTTAAATTTAATGAAGATTTTATCGACAATAAGCCTGGATTTGAGGCTTATATTCAAAAGTTGCGTACCTGGCGTAACAGATTAGAAAATAAGTTAGATCGGTTGCCACGGTTTGAGAATATTGAAAGAATTTATCCTCATTTAAAcaattttcatcatcaaaaatttgaagATATTGAAATACCTGGCCAATATTTATTGAATAAGGATAATAATGCACATTTTATTAAGATTGCCAGATTTATGCCACAAGTTGAGTTTGTACGAAGCACTCACAGTATTTACAGAAGATTAACTATTCGTGGGAACGACGGTAGTTTACATGTTTTCGCTGTACAACATCCAGCAGTTCGTCATTCTAGAAGAGAGGAAAGGATTTTCCAATTATTTAGATTATTTAATGAAACATTGTCTAAGAATGTGGAAaccaaaagaagaaatattttgtttactttACCGATCACTGTTCCCTTATCGCCACAAGTTcgtattattaatgatagTTGTAGCTATGTTACGTTACATCAAATTTATGATCAATATTGTCTTAAAACCGGACTAGATCGTGATGCCATTCAGGATTTTTTCACTAAACAGATGAACATTGCTTATGATAAGGATCTACCACTACCGGACGTTACTGCAGTTAAAGTTGAAATTTTCAGTGCTATTCAGTCTACCTTTTTGCCCAATACAGTGGttaaagattattttattactttgtttgatgattttgaaaGTTTCTGGTTGTTCCGTAAACAATTTTCTGCACAATATGGTGCTTTCTGCTTTATGTCGTATATGCTATCAATCAATGCTCGTTACCCACACAAGATTCATATTGACTCTAGATCAGGTAATTGTTTTACCTTAGAGATGCTACCGGCACGTTATCCATATGAAAGAGTTAAACAGTATAATAagaattttgaatttaacATTCCACCGGATGCACCAGTGTTTTATAACAATGAAGCAGTTCCCTTTAGACTAACACCTAATATTCAGAAATTGATTGGTGATTCGGCAATGGAAGGTATATTTTCCGTTgctatatttattatagcACGTGCTTTGATGGAACCTGAAAATGAATTGAACACTTATTTATCACTATTTATTCGTGACGAAGTTGTTTCTTGGTATAGTAATTTGCATCGTTCAATTACTGAAGATCCTAAATTATTGGATATTGTTAGTTCTAACATTGATTTGATCATAAGGAGAGTGGCTCAATTGGGACATTTAAGTTCTACTCCATCGGTAGCGACTCAATATGTTTTGGATGCAATCAGCGCAGCTGTTACTCCAAGAAACTTGGCAAATACAGACATTAGTTTTATGCCAtatttatagttttatttaataatggggaaaacaaaaacaaaaatatttttttttttttttttttttttttttttttctttttttttttttttaactttgatTATTTCGTTTGTATTTTATACTTTGTGATTCATCACATATGTAActttcatatatatatatatatgtgtgtattATAACTATTTACATTTCGTCAAGTAACTTAGtggaatataaaatattaggAAAGATAACTTATGGTTTCAGCCAAGTGTATAAAAGCTTTTCAAATTTGATTATTGGGGATCGTGATTTTATCACTCCATCTCTAATCCAAACGCTTTTACTTTTCATCATATTTGCCATGAATATGTCAGTAAATAATCTATCACCGACAATGGCGATTTCACTTGGATTCtgacaaatttttttttcatttataaaataatttaaaatatcttgTTGGCATCCCGGTTTCTTAACAGAATGTTTTAGAACGGGAACAGAGCCTGTTTCTTTCATCAACAAATCACATTGCTTATAACCATGATCACCATCTGTTCCAGCACTATTGCTTACTATCAAAAGTGATGTTTCAGGTGGGAATTCCTTTAATAATTTCCCCCACCATAAATCACGATATTCAGGccatattttattttcatatgGTTTAGCAAAACAGTTATCTTTATCTAAAACCAGAGCCTTGATGCCTAGATTGTTTTTCAAGTGTGCAATAGGTAATTCtccaaaattatttattgttattgttggcAAACATAGTTTTGGATTGAGTactattttataaatatttagtaTAGCATTTAAATTAAAGTAATTTAATAGGGAGTTAGTCATTAGATTGTTCTAATTTGTATAGTACTTGCAGACAGtgattttatatttgttggtAATTAGGTTTTATATTATAGATGTTTTATCAAAgataattaattatatatattgaatgTGAATTTTGATTAACTTTCAATTTGGCTGTGTAGGCAGAATagaaaatggaaatggAAAGATGTACAAGTGACAGTTAGACAGGCACGTGATTGTTTTAGGCAGCTGCTGTGTTGATTTCTGcctaatttattttgtttctgTTCTGGCTGTTTATTTTGGTCTTTTTGTTGTAGTCATcgactaattttttttttctttttttatgaaaaaaaaattttttttttttttagttttgttattaattttatacgCTTTGCATCTTTTAACAATGTCGAATTCTTTTACGAGTAAATGACCAAAAACCAAATCCATACTTTATAATtagtattaaaatattgaataaaataaaggcCAAActtatacatatatatatatatatatatgtttatttaaatctgAACCAATATTGTATTATAAATactacaaataatattatttgctGTAACCATTGCAATTCTAATCAAGAATAGAATTAAACACCGGTTCATTTCAATAATTATTGCCTAattttgttgtattttcaaaaaaaaaaaaaaaaaaaaaaaataaaaaaaaaataaaaaagaaaagaaaggaaaagaataTTAATTATCAACCTCACCTTTATTAATTCATAATGTCCACTCCTGTCAATAACAATCATCCAAAATCATCGTCTTCAactactaataaaaaatttagaagGACCCAAGGTTCAGGTGTTacagaaaatattaataacagtaacaaaaaaaaaagtaagaAACCAACTAATACTGCCGAAATCACGTCttggaaaagaaatgaaGTTCACGATAACGTTTCTTCAAACATTAATACCTCGAATtctaatgataaaaatgataccaaagatgatgattttgACACTTGTATTATTTGCACTGATGAGTTGAAATATGCTGCTTTATCACCATGCCATCATAAAACGTGTCACAAATGTACCTTTAGACAACGTGCATTATATAACAAGAACCAATGTTTGGTTTGTAGAActgaaaatgataatttaattttcacCGAACAAGTATCTAAAGACTATGAAGATTTTAAGGGCACAACCGATTTTTCTAATCCCGAAACATTTACAAATAACTATAACATTCATTTTACTAGCAAGGAAGTGGAAACTGCTACATTACaactattaaaatataattgtCCATTTGGTGATACCGGCGAAAAAGACTTTGGATCATTTAAGAAATATAACGAGCATTTAAAGGGACAGCACGACAGAACAATTTGCATGATTTGTGCTGAACATAAAAATGCGTTCCCAAGTGAATTACCCATTTTTACGCATAATCAGTTAAGGAACCATCAAGTTAAGGGGAACTCATCAACTGGATTTAATGGCCATCCTTTATGTGCATTTTGTAATAAACTAAGATTTTATGGTGATGACGAATTGTATCGTCATATGAGAGATAAGCATGAGAAATGTCATATTTGTAACCAAATCGATCCCAACAATCcacaatattttaaaaattacgATCAGCTGTTTGAACATTTCCAATCTGCACACTATGTGTGTACGGTTAGATCATGTTTGGATGCcaaatttgttgtttttaaaacgGATTTAGACTTGCAGGCTCATATAGCCAAAGAACATGGTTCATTATTTGGTGTGGGAAACAATAATGGCAATTCAACTAATACTTTTAAGCTGCCCATAACTAATGGTGGCAGAAGGTTCCAATCTGAATTATCTACTTTTCAACCATCATTTTTGAATGACAACGATGTTAACAGGAGTGCCAACAGAGGTTCCAATAGTAAtgcaaataataacaacagaCATAATGGTACTATAGGTACTCTTATAAAAACTACAAATAACACTAATAGTGACAATGGGGACAGAACTgtacaaaaattaagaatGGAAGAACGTGCCAGACATTATTTGCACTATTCGTCCAAAGAGTTGGATAAGTTTGTGAGTATCaatgataattatatacAAAATGTGATTGATGTGAATGCATTATATGACGCATACAAGAAATTGTTTGCTGAAATTAATGAATCAGacatttcattattattgtatgATTTTTCCCATTTGTTCCCTGAAAATTCCactaaaaataaggaattattgaaaatatatgaaaaagttaataataCAGAAGAATTAAGTTCTAAATTTCCATCATTGAGGGATGCATTAAAAAGCGGTGTTACAAATAGTGACGATAATAGAAAAACTCACAAAACCACTTCCATTACTGCTATTAATACTAGTAATAGTACACCAAGTTTCAAAAGCAATGGATCATGGAACCGGTTTGGGaatggtggtggtggtggtagtagtagtagtggtagtagtagtgcTGCTTCCAGAATGAATTTCCCACCATTACCCACGGTTGTGCCTAAAAAGAAACAGCAATATCCACAACctgtcaaaaaaaatgttccTACCGTTAAAAGCGTGTTGAAAACTAATGTGAATACCAGTGCCACTAGTGGTAATAACAGAATTAATGGTAGTTCGGTTGCTATTAGTAAcaccactaataataataataatagtaaaaaaaatgttaaatttTCTCAGGAAAAATTCCCACCCTTACCAACAATTACTAAGAAAAGAGCACCATTAGTTAGTTCAATCCCAGACCCAAAGAGCTGGtcaaataatagtaatactaAAGACTCAAACAATGACTCAAATGCTACTTTAAATTTGAACAAggatagtaataataataataataatttatctaCTGCTTCTGCTTCCATaaaggggaaaaagaaTGGTAGAAAACAAAAGCAACAATTATTGTTTCATATCggtatttaaaactttatatttatatgattttattataaaaagtttttatcttattttcttttcttttcttttcttttcttttgtttatcTCAATGGCACAATTTGCTGAGGCAATAATTCTTGTCTACAAAGGGGACACCCGTTACTATTACCCGAATTGTTAGCATCCGTAGTTGCATTTTTTGCTTCCCTGCACCAGTCCATTATGCAATTCCAACAGAAAAGATGCCCACATTTCCCACAGCTTGGGTTTTTCATATAACTTAGGCACAAAACACAGGTTCTTGAGGAATCAGGTTGAATGTAAGGCAATTGCAAAGGGTCCTCCAAATCAATATTTATCTTGGATTCCAACGGTATTCTGgttagaatttttttttttgcgtTTTTTCCTTCCCCCCTTTCAGTATTTTCTGATAtctcctttttatttttgccaCTGCTAATAGCAGAAATGGTGTTTTTCGTGAAAACAAACACACCTTTGtataacaattttaatataataacaCCACCGACTATTTTATAGGGTAAATTAATCATTTTCCTGAATTGCAAATTATTTTCCTCATTAGCAGAATCATCGTCAtgtaagaaaaaatatctcATTTGGAAAATCCTTCTGATAAATTCATAATACTTTGAATTCAAGTAAAATAAGGCCAAATGTAAGTCACTTAATGTCTCCAACCACAAAGAAAAATCCAATTTGTTGGTAGTTTGACTAGTGAACTTATTCAACGATTTAATTTTCGAAAGTAAAAACTTTATGCCACCAATGTGGCACatgataaagaaaaatctttttaaaaaaagtttattccTACGTTTAAAAGAGGTGGAAAGTGTGTCATTTATTATGATATCTGCATATTCTTCTCCAGGagttcttttatttaataatgtaGTTGATCCAAAATAGATagatttgtttaaaaatttccaaaaatttaaGTTGGTTTTCACATATGTTTGTCCAAATAACAATTGTAttaaattttgtaaatGTTCAAACAATTTATCTTGGATTTCAATATCTTTATCATTACTTTGAATTATTGAAGGTACATCTGCATAGGGTAAGTTCCATTGCAATTGATGGGATGGTGAGGGATTTGTTTTACTAATTTTTGATGGAAATATAGGTTTTTTATCTgacatatatttttttttgtttaaattgTATGTTTAATCTTATTAATGAAATATGTTGCCCTATTGGTATTTCTTTGGATagttattgataataacaaagcTTGATGCAAATTtactttttcctttttagcCAGTTTactttaattaatttgaCAGCCGAATCATTTGAATGGGTTATAGATGGACATTTTACTTAAAGACcgaaaaatggaaataaagGTAAAATGGGCTGATTGTCCGAGTTTACCATTTTACATTTtggatgttttttttttttattatttttttttgcaagtGTGCAACGATTTAAACCTCTGAAAGGAAATGAGATAATAATTactcctttttttgtttgtttgtttgtttgtttgtttaatgGAATTgtttctcctttttttttttttttttttttgttaaaaaggaaaggaaaataataataaaaaaaaaaaatggtctAGAATCGCGTGATATAACggattattttattttattttattttattttattttattttattttctcttgtcttttttttttctttcattcCTTTTGCAAAAACCGTTAGatgtaattttaaaatctatCGTTTTAAGTTGatactttttaaatctttaaagcttttaaacaatttaaCAACTTTACTTTAACACAACAACAAACTCAACTTTACTAAtattatctatttattgtattataagaacaagaaataaaataataataataataataataataataataagatactgtttttttggtaattaTCCAGgtgaaatataataaataatggcAAGTACACAGATGAAatgcaataataatgacaatgACCTGGTAGAGTTAAATGCCTTTTGCAATAGACTCAATAATAActtgaaaatagaaaatgcAAATTCAACCAGAGACTATGAAGAGGCTATTGCTGAATCTTGGGAAATATTTTCGAAATTAAACAGTATTACTGATGGTGCTACTATTTCCACTGCCCTAAAAAATACTgaatatattgaaaaaatgattAATGAGATCGAAATCGTTTGGGTTAGAAGTTTCAAAGATCATAATGTATCTAGACAATACCTATTAAACTCTATTTGGGGTCACAATAATAGAGATCTTGCTAGGCATTTTGAAttgatttttaaattaaatgttaattttatatctaATAACATGAACTCCAACAAAAT
This window contains:
- the PEX10 gene encoding ubiquitin-protein ligase peroxin 10 (similar to Saccharomyces cerevisiae YDR265W | PEX10 | PEroXin) — encoded protein: MSDKKPIFPSKISKTNPSPSHQLQWNLPYADVPSIIQSNDKDIEIQDKLFEHLQNLIQLLFGQTYVKTNLNFWKFLNKSIYFGSTTLLNKRTPGEEYADIIINDTLSTSFKRRNKLFLKRFFFIMCHIGGIKFLLSKIKSLNKFTSQTTNKLDFSLWLETLSDLHLALFYLNSKYYEFIRRIFQMRYFFLHDDDSANEENNLQFRKMINLPYKIVGGVIILKLLYKGVFVFTKNTISAISSGKNKKEISENTERGEGKNAKKKILTRIPLESKINIDLEDPLQLPYIQPDSSRTCVLCLSYMKNPSCGKCGHLFCWNCIMDWCREAKNATTDANNSGNSNGCPLCRQELLPQQIVPLR
- the GEP4 gene encoding phosphatidylglycerophosphatase (similar to Saccharomyces cerevisiae YHR100C | GEP4 | GEnetic interactors of Prohibitins), coding for MTNSLLNYFNLNAILNIYKIVLNPKLCLPTITINNFGELPIAHLKNNLGIKALVLDKDNCFAKPYENKIWPEYRDLWWGKLLKEFPPETSLLIVSNSAGTDGDHGYKQCDLLMKETGSVPVLKHSVKKPGCQQDILNYFINEKKICQNPSEIAIVGDRLFTDIFMANMMKSKSVWIRDGVIKSRSPIIKFEKLLYTWLKP
- the HEL2 gene encoding E3 ubiquitin-protein ligase HEL2 (similar to Saccharomyces cerevisiae YDR266C | HEL2 | Histone E3 Ligase) translates to MSTPVNNNHPKSSSSTTNKKFRRTQGSGVTENINNSNKKKSKKPTNTAEITSWKRNEVHDNVSSNINTSNSNDKNDTKDDDFDTCIICTDELKYAALSPCHHKTCHKCTFRQRALYNKNQCLVCRTENDNLIFTEQVSKDYEDFKGTTDFSNPETFTNNYNIHFTSKEVETATLQLLKYNCPFGDTGEKDFGSFKKYNEHLKGQHDRTICMICAEHKNAFPSELPIFTHNQLRNHQVKGNSSTGFNGHPLCAFCNKLRFYGDDELYRHMRDKHEKCHICNQIDPNNPQYFKNYDQLFEHFQSAHYVCTVRSCLDAKFVVFKTDLDLQAHIAKEHGSLFGVGNNNGNSTNTFKLPITNGGRRFQSELSTFQPSFLNDNDVNRSANRGSNSNANNNNRHNGTIGTLIKTTNNTNSDNGDRTVQKLRMEERARHYLHYSSKELDKFVSINDNYIQNVIDVNALYDAYKKLFAEINESDISLLLYDFSHLFPENSTKNKELLKIYEKVNNTEELSSKFPSLRDALKSGVTNSDDNRKTHKTTSITAINTSNSTPSFKSNGSWNRFGNGGGGGSSSSGSSSAASRMNFPPLPTVVPKKKQQYPQPVKKNVPTVKSVLKTNVNTSATSGNNRINGSSVAISNTTNNNNNSKKNVKFSQEKFPPLPTITKKRAPLVSSIPDPKSWSNNSNTKDSNNDSNATLNLNKDSNNNNNNLSTASASIKGKKNGRKQKQQLLFHIGI